The following are encoded together in the Cicer arietinum cultivar CDC Frontier isolate Library 1 chromosome 2, Cicar.CDCFrontier_v2.0, whole genome shotgun sequence genome:
- the LOC101495182 gene encoding PI-PLC X domain-containing protein At5g67130, which produces MGVPLVIFSVFLGIIAATIALPNERHKLSEKCTFNEDCATGLFCSSCSVEFKGSRCVRSLTTNPFKLLNTSLPFNKYAYLTTHNSFAIKRRPIPDPTPVVTFTNQEDTISQQLSNGVRALMLDTYDFKGDVWLCHSFGGKCHDFTAFEPAINALKEVENFLSSNPSEIVTLILEDYVEVPNGLTNVFIASGLIKYWFPISNMPKDGKDWPLVKDMIAKNYRLIVFGSQKHKEESEGIAYQWNYMVENQYGKDGMVEGKCPKRKDSSELNDRSKSLVLINHFRTIPIQKVTCKVNSEDLINMLSTCHVVAGNRWANFVAVDYYKRSDGGGSFQAVDMLNGKLLCGCDDVHACALGYSCTIRSK; this is translated from the exons ATGGGTGTGCCATTGGTTATTTTTTCAGTTTTCCTCGGCATTATAGCTGCTACAATTGCGCTTCCTAATGAACGTCACAAG CTCTCAGAAAAGTGCACGTTCAATGAAGACTGTGCAACAGGACTATTTTGTAGCTCTTGCAGTGTAGAATTTAAAGGGTCAAGATGTGTGAGATCATTGACAACAAACCCATTCAAGCTTTTG AATACATCTCTGCCGTTCAACAAATATGCATATCTGACGACCCacaattcatttgcaattaaaAGAAGACCAATTCCTGATCCTACTCCTGTAGTAACATTCACAAATCAAGAAGACACTATATCTCAGCAATTATCT AATGGAGTTCGTGCCCTTATGTTAGATACTTATGACTTCAAAGGAGATGTATGGTTGTGTCATTCATTTGGAGGGAAATGTCATGACTTTACTGCATTT GAACCTGCTATAAATGCTTTGAAGGAAGTGGAGAATTTCCTATCATCAAATCCATCAGAAATTGTGACACTAATATTAGAAGACTATGTTGAAGTACCAAATGGATTAACCAATGTATTCATAGCTTCTGGATTGATAAAATACTGGTTTCCTATCTCTAATATGCCTAAAGATGGCAAAGATTGGCCTTTAGTAAAAGACATGATTGCTAAAAATTATAGGCTCATTGTCTTTGGATCTCAGAAGCACAAAGAAGAAAGTGAAGGCATAGCTTATCAGTGGAACTATATGGTTGAAAATCAAT ATGGTAAGGATGGAATGGTTGAGGGAAAATGTCCCAAACGTAAAGATTCATCTGAGCTCAATGATAGAAGCAAATCTTTGGTTTTAATAAATCACTTTAGAACAATTCCAATCCAAAAAGTCACATGTAAAGTTAATTCAGAAGACCTCATAAATATGCTTTCTACTTGTCATGTTGTGGCTGGTAATCGCTGGGCAAATTTTGTTGCGGTTGATTATTACAAG AGAAGCGATGGAGGAGGGTCATTTCAAGCTGTGGATATGTTAAATGGGAAACTATTGTGTGGATGTGATGATGTTCATGCTTGTGCG CTTGGATATTCATGTACAATAAGAAGCAAATAA
- the LOC101494858 gene encoding cytochrome b5, with the protein MPTLSNFYNIQDASNHNTKDDCWIIVDGKVYDVTQYLDDHPGGDDVILAATGRDATEDFEDAGHSKSARELMEQYYIGEFDTSVPISTKKGFSEKFKHLKNKQYLGISVAVVGISVVVGFLYIRKK; encoded by the exons ATGCCAACCCTCTCCAATTTCTATAACATCCAAGATGCTTCCAATCACAATACCAAAGACGATTGCTGGATCATTGTTGATGGAAAG GTATATGATGTGACACAATATTTGGATGATCATCCTGGTGGAGATGATGTAATCCTAGCCGCAACCG GGAGAGATGCAACAGAAGATTTTGAAGATGCAGGCCACAGCAAAAGTGCAAGAGAACTTATGGAGCAGTATTATATCGGCGAGTTTGACACGTCAGTTCCGATTTCCACCAAGAAAGGTTTTTCTGAAAAGTTCAAGCATCTGAAGAATAAGCAATATTTGGGTATTTCCGTAGCTGTAGTTGGCATCTCAGTGGTTGTTGGTTTCTTATACATACGGAAGAAGTAA
- the LOC140919350 gene encoding protein FAR-RED IMPAIRED RESPONSE 1-like, with the protein MNLHVNRTIQIIDDAGVRINKTFQSLVKDAGGHENVPFCERDVRNYVNKERRAIGKEGDGKALISYFCQMREQNSDFFYDIDLDDDFHVRNVFWADARSRAAYEYFGDVVTFDTTYLTNKYDMPFAAFVGVNHHGQSTLLGCGLLPGEDTDSFVWLFKSWLRCMLGKAPLGIVTDQCNAMKNAIELVFPTTRHRWCL; encoded by the coding sequence ATGAATTTGCATGTAAACAGAACAATACAAATCATTGATGATGCAGGAGTGAGGATCAACAAGACATTTCAATCTCTTGTTAAAGATGCAGGAGGACATGAAAACGTACCATTTTGTGAAAGAGACGTGAGGAATTATGTTAACAAGGAACGACGCGCAATAGGAAAAGAAGGTGATGGAAAAGCCTTGATAAGCTATTTTTGCCAAATGAGGGAACAAAATTCAGATTTTTTCTATGACATAGATTTGGATGATGATTTTCACGTAAGGAATGTGTTTTGGGCTGACGCAAGAAGTAGAGCTGCTTATGAATACTTTGGAGATGTTGTGACTTTTGACACAACATATTTGACTAATAAGTATGACATGCCTTTTGCTGCGTTTGTTGGTGTGAATCACCATGGTCAATCAACATTACTTGGATGTGGACTGTTGCCAGGTGAAGATACAGATTCATTTGTATGGCTTTTCAAATCATGGCTTCGTTGTATGCTAGGAAAGGCCCCTCTGGGTATTGTGACTGACCAATGCAATGCTATGAAAAATGCCATTGAGTTAGTCTTTCCCACAACTCGTCATAGATGGTGTTTATGa